Proteins from a genomic interval of Methanoplanus endosymbiosus:
- a CDS encoding tetrahydromethanopterin S-methyltransferase subunit F, whose protein sequence is MSDEENSGPATIRMAAIKDMMTDIEFKAQVMARTNKLESGIMDSGGIGFGLGMIISLVLVLAPVFLMGGI, encoded by the coding sequence ATGTCAGATGAAGAAAATTCAGGTCCGGCAACAATCAGAATGGCGGCAATAAAGGACATGATGACAGATATAGAATTCAAGGCCCAGGTAATGGCCAGAACCAACAAACTTGAGTCCGGTATTATGGACTCCGGTGGAATTGGATTTGGTCTGGGTATGATTATCTCACTTGTACTTGTTCTTGCCCCGGTATTTCTGATGGGAGGCATCTAA